In Camelina sativa cultivar DH55 chromosome 16, Cs, whole genome shotgun sequence, a single window of DNA contains:
- the LOC109129581 gene encoding LOW QUALITY PROTEIN: putative F-box/FBD/LRR-repeat protein At3g59240 (The sequence of the model RefSeq protein was modified relative to this genomic sequence to represent the inferred CDS: deleted 1 base in 1 codon) codes for MNSTKMDIDIISDLPEALICHILSFLTTKEAALTSLLSQKWRYLFAYRPNLDFDDSERNEVHRGFMDFVDRVLGLQGNSTIDRFSLKCDRRGVSDLDLRGALVSNHSMPSSVFVSKSLVRLRIETLYDFVIDLAHVFLPKLKTLHLMYVVFEDVDSCLVKLISGCHVLEELVMINLHWDGYWSRSVSSKTLKRLTVRSVAGDAGPYRISFDTTPNLVYFEYDDYVVEKYETMNFDSLVEARIGLLMTSRQIAHASYGDLVFNATNLFMGISNVQVLHLCSDTLEVLTFCCEPIPVFKNLIQLTVTTHEDLGWESLPALLKNCPKLETLVFEGLYHRNTIKCKDADGCLCKSSEVDIRSCLSSSPVKVLKILDFGYLPCYSEENETRKVQVMYFLETMPNLEQMILYHHSLIDEDLKSQLERVVPRGASSKCRIQLINNG; via the exons ATGAATTCAACAAAGATGGATATAGATATAATCAGTGATCTACCAGAAGCTCTGATTTGCCACATATTGTCGTTTCTTACCACAAAGGAAGCTGCTTTGACTTCACTTCTCTCCCAAAAGTGGCGCTATCTCTTTGCTTACAGACCAAATCTTGATTTCGATGACTCCGAGAGGAATGAGGTTCATAGGGGTTTTATGGATTTCGTGGATAGAGTATTGGGTCTTCAGGGTAACTCTACAATAGATAGATTCTCTCTCAAGTGTGATAGA CGTGGGGTATCGGATCTTGATTTACGCGGTGCTTTGGTTTCGAATCATTCCATGCCTTCAAGTGTCTTTGTGAGCAAGTCACTTGTTAGGCTGAGAATAGAAACTCTATATGATTTCGTCATTGATTTGGCACATGTTTTTCTTCCCAAGCTTAAGACTCTCCATCTCATGTATGTTGTGTTTGAAGATGTTGACAGTTGCCTCGTCAAGCTTATCTCAGGCTGTCATGTCCTTGAGGAGTTAGTTATGATTAATCTACATTGGGATGGTTACTGGAGCCGCTCTGTGTCTTCCAAAACTCTGAAGAGGCTAACGGTACGCAGTGTAGCAGGGGATGCAGGTCCTTATCGTATATCATTTGATACTACGCCGAATCTTGTCTACTTTGAATACGATGATTATGTTGTGGAAAAGTATGAAACAATGAATTTCGACTCACTTGTTGAAGCTAGAATCGGTCTTCTAATGACAAGTCGTCAGATTGCACATGCAAGCTATGGAGATTTGGTCTTTAATGCAACAAATCTATTTATGGGGATAAGCAATGTTCAGGTCCTTCACTTATGTTCCGACACTCTAGAG GTACTTACTTTCTGTTGTGAACCAATACCGGTTTTTAAAAACCTGATTCAGTTAACTGTTACGACTCACGAAGACTTGGGATGGGAATCATTGCCGGCTCTACTAAAGAACTGTCCGAAACTAGAAACCCTCGTCTTTGAA GGACTCTATCACAGAAACACAATTAAATGTAAGGATGCTGACGGGTGTCTATGCAAATCTTCAGAGGTGGACATTCGTAGTTGCCTATCATCAAGTCCGGTGAAGGTTTTGAAGATACTCGATTTTGGCTATCTTCCTTGTTACAGTGAAGAAAATGAAACGAGGAAGGTGCAGGTCATGTATTTCCTGGAGACAATGCCGAATCTTGAACAAATGATACTGTACCACCATTCTCTAATTGATGAAGATTTGAAAAGCCAACTTGAGAGGGTAGTTCCTAGAGGAGCTTCATCCAAGTGCAGAATCCAATTAATTAATAATGGATAA
- the LOC104753260 gene encoding LOW QUALITY PROTEIN: F-box/LRR-repeat protein At3g59250-like (The sequence of the model RefSeq protein was modified relative to this genomic sequence to represent the inferred CDS: substituted 1 base at 1 genomic stop codon), whose amino-acid sequence MKSKETDFGPSRDIISDLPEALICHILSFLPIEDSALTSVLSKKWRYLFAFRQNLDFDDSVYLKHGFSLMFGHGVVRSESVIEWILNVLRRGVNDLDLRVSLHEGRLPSKIFESKSLVRLSIESGNVYGIDLEHVSLPKLKTLYLTRVLLGNTEDCFHKLTSGCHVLEELVLIRVYSDLWNRSLSSNSLKRLTLHPCGEEYDHNPDTVSFDTPHLVYFDYSDHIARKYPKVDFGSLVEATIDLGMTRHQHAHANYENLVGNASDFLKGICNVQILYLSASTLAVLTFCCKPVPVFSNLIHLTVETHNNVGXESLPTLLKNCPNLETLVFDRLHHKYTIKCGDVDGCLCKFSGEVPTCLSSSPVKALKVLRYGEFGIENQIELIKHFLETMPRLEQLTVHYDTSIDDDLMKVLSQLNNFAREASPNCEIHVISDHLVN is encoded by the exons ATGAAATCGAAAGAGACGGACTTTGGTCCCAGTAGAGATATAATAAGTGATCTACCAGAAGCTCTGATTTGCCACATTTTGTCATTCCTTCCCATTGAAGACTCTGCTTTGACTTCAGTTCTCTCCAAAAAGTGGCGTTATCTCTTTGCTTTCAGACAAAATCTTGATTTCGATGACTCCGTATATCTAAAACATGG GTTCTCTCTTATGTTTGGACATGGCGTTGTTCGTTCGGAATCTGTCATTGAATGGATATTAAACGTGCTGCGACGTGGGGTTAACGATCTTGATTTACGCGTTAGTCTGCATGAGGGCCGTCTGCCTTCAAAGATCTTCGAGAGCAAGTCACTGGTTAGACTGAGTATAGAATCTGGAAATGTTTACGGCATTGATTTGGAACATGTTTCTCTTCCGAAGCTTAAGACTCTCTACCTTACTAGAGTTTTGTTAGGAAACACTGAAGATTGTTTTCACAAGCTTACATCTGGTTGTCATGTCCTCGAGGAATTAGTTCTCATTAGAGTTTACTCCGATTTGTGGAACCGCTCTCTGTCTTCCAATTCACTCAAGAGACTAACGCTACATCCTTGTGGTGAAGAATATGACCATAATCCAGATACTGTTTCGTTTGATACACCACATCTTGTTTATTTTGACTACTCTGATCATATTGCACGCAAGTATCCAAAAGTGGACTTTGGTTCCCTTGTTGAAGCTACCATCGATCTTGGAATGACACGTCATCAGCATGCACATGCAAACTATGAAAATTTGGTCGGCAATGCATCAGATTTTCTTAAGGGAATCTGCAATGTTCAGATCCTTTACTTATCTGCCAGCACTCTTGCG GTTCTTACTTTCTGCTGTAAACCAGTGCCGGTATTCAGCAACTTGATTCATTTAACTGTGGAGACCCATAATAATGTAGGATGAGAATCACTGCCAACTCTACTCAAGAACTGCCCCAATCTAGAAACTCTTGTATTCGAC CGACTCCACCACAAATATACAATCAAATGCGGGGATGTTGACGGGTGCCTATGCAAATTTTCAGGGGAGGTTCCTACTTGCTTATCTTCAAGTCCAGTGAAGGCTTTAAAGGTACTGAGATATGGTGAATTTGGTATAGAGAATCAGATAGAGCTGATCAAGCACTTCCTAGAGACAATGCCACGTCTTGAACAACTGACAGTACATTACGATACATCGATAGATGATGATCTGATGAAAGTTTTAAGCCAACTTAACAACTTTGCAAGAGAAGCTTCACCAAACTGCGAGATCCATGTAATCTCTGATCACCTCGTCAACTAA
- the LOC104753261 gene encoding binding partner of ACD11 1-like, with protein MCESIGVLDTICNPLLLKFRLKFQNHVKLRYFKVSLFFFFLFFGCWVKIDHQIGYGVEVTGLSPSVTEKYLIDFFSFSGTIQYIDIVRSGEQACTAYVMFRDSYSQEIVVLLSGTTILDQRVCITCWRQHHKEFYFWNATLRGFEDESYSNPHAQRGKFNAGEAVTKAQEVVKTMFATGFVLGKDALSKAKTVDESHGVSAAVMARVSQLEQRIGLTDKIFTGLEAVRMTEQRFFWEAVRTTSSLLGLSFSFFKYVLKLDRSSRGSPNLWSTSANEKSGFINLVSRYLRLSID; from the exons ATGTGTGAATCAATTGGTGTTCTTGATACAATTTGCAATCCACTCTTGCTCAAGTTTCGCTTGAAATTTCAGAACCAT GTTAAGTTGAGATATTTTAAggtttctctattttttttttttctttttttcggcTGTTGGGTGAAGATAGATCATCAAATTGGATATGGTGTTGAAGTGACTGGGTTATCTCCATCTGTTACCGAGAAATATCttattgatttcttctctttctctggtACAATCCAATATATAGATATTGTCAG GTCAGGTGAGCAAGCTTGCACTGCTTATGTGATGTTCAGGGATTCTTATTCTCAAGAAATTGTTGTTTTACTCAGT GGGACAACAATATTGGATCAGCGTGTTTGCATTACTTGTTGGAGACAACATCACAAAGAGTTCTATTTCTGGAATGCGACTCTGCGGGGTTTTGAAGATGAATCATACTCAAAT CCTCATGCTCAACGAGGCAAGTTCAACGCTGGAGAAGCAGTGACTAAAGCTCAAGAAGTGGTGAAAACAATGTTTGCCACAGGATTCGTGCTAGGCAAAGACGCTTTAAGCAAAGCTAAAACCGTTGACGAATCCCACGGTGTATCAGCTGCGGTGATGGCTAGAGTTTCCCAATTAGAGCAGAGGATTGGTCTCACTGACAAAATCTTTACCGGACTTGAAGCTGTAAGAATGACCGAGCAAAG ATTTTTTTGGGAGGCGGTTAGGACCACATCTTCGTTACTCGGTTTATCCTTTTCCTTCTTCAAGTATGTTCTGAAGCTGGATCGGAGTTCCCGAGGATCACCAAATCTGTGGTCAACAAG tgCGAATGAAAAGAGTGGATTCATCAACCTCGTGTCACGTTATCTCAG GCTAAGCATAGATTAA
- the LOC104749406 gene encoding F-box/LRR-repeat protein At3g58980-like isoform X1: protein MDRISGLPDELIMLILSFLDAKDAASLVTSRRFRNLYTIIPDLEFDDTSKFQGNFTDFMSEALAARLKTTTRIRRFSLKSKRGLDPDRINPWLRDVLNHRGVMDLEMGIYGDNGYTLPLEIFTCKTLKNLKLGREIVISLVPENALLPSLETLVFDDCVRFCNPVDCAFKAFLSACPVLKELTVDGMCWETWEWSGIVSSQSLQRLTIGRELVDFEGPKPQYITFDTPSLAYLEYGDFVPDGYTTVSFGSLVEAKLNLLVMVNRQWHGRFANDGDVLSSNATNLIQGIRNVQILKLSSPYTFETLYFFRDAIPVLEKLHHLTMINDDMGFCWRFLPFLLNKAPNLKTLVIEGGVHCLEPEDAEEPDFAEEADNVEEEPDCVCECLSGYTCLLTCSVEVLEITLWFGGTTGELQQVKHFLGKLPRLELLKVRTWRRISDSDKLRIHMDLHMFPRASSNCRVQLSFV from the exons ATGGATCGGATCAGCGGTCTGCCAGATGAACTTATCATGctaattttgagttttcttgatGCAAAGGATGCTGCGTCTTTGGTTACCTCAAGGAGGTTTAGGAATCTCTATACCATCATACCAGATCTTGAGTTCGATGACACATCTAAGTTTCAGGGGAATTTCACGGATTTCATGAGTGAAGCGTTGGCTGCTCGGCTGAAAACTACAACGCGCATAAGGAGATTCTCTTTGAAATCTAAAAGGGGTCTTGATCCAGATCGTATCAACCCCTGGCTACGTGATGTGTTGAATCATCGTGGTGTCATGGATCTTGAAATGGGCATATATGGTGATAATGGATATACGTTGCCTTTGGAGATCTTCACTTGCAAGACACTCAAGAACCTGAAACTTGGGAGGGAAATCGTTATCAGTCTTGTCCCTGAGAATGCTTTGCTACCAAGCCTTGAGACCCTCGTTTTTGATGACTGCGTTCGCTTCTGTAATCCTGTTGATTGTGCGTTCAAGGCGTTTCTTTCGGCTTGCCCTGTGCTTAAGGAACTAACCGTTGATGGTATGTGCTGGGAAACTTGGGAATGGTCTGGCATCGTGTCTAGTCAGAGTCTTCAAAGACTTACTATTGGTCGTGAGCTGGTAGATTTTGAAGGGCCAAAGCCACAGTACATTACTTTTGATACTCCAAGTCTTGCCTACTTAGAGTACGGTGATTTTGTCCCGGATGGGTATACAACTGTTAGTTTCGGGTCCCTTGTGGAAGCTAAGCTCAATCTTCTTGTGATGGTAAATCGCCAATGGCATGGACGGTTTGCAAATGACGGCGATGTCTTGTCTAGCAATGCAACAAATCTGATTCAAGGGATAAGAAATGTTCAGATCCTGAAATTATCATCTCCGTATACTTTTGAG ACGCTTTACTTCTTCCGTGATGCAATTCCAGTATTAGAGAAGCTACATCATCTAACTATGATAAATGATGATATGGGTTTCTGTTGGAGGTTTCTTCCCTTTTTGCTAAACAAGGCTCCGAATCTGAAGACCCTTGTTATCGAG GGTGGAGTGCACTGTCTTGAACCTGAAGATGCTGAAGAACCTGACTTTGCAGAAGAAGCTGACAATGTTGAAGAAGAACCTGACTGTGTGTGCGAGTGTTTGTCGGGATATACTTGTCTATTGACATGTTCAGTAGAGGTCTTGGAGATAACTTTATGGTTTGGCGGGACGACTGGTGAGTTGCAGCAAGTAAAACATTTCTTAGGAAAGTTGCCACGTCTGGAGCTGCTGAAAGTTCGTACTTGGAGAAGAATAAGCGATAGTGACAAGTTAAGAATCCACATGGATCTTCATATGTTTCCGAGAGCTTCATCCAACTGCAGGGTCCAGCTcagttttgtttga
- the LOC104749406 gene encoding F-box/LRR-repeat protein At3g58980-like isoform X2 — MSEALAARLKTTTRIRRFSLKSKRGLDPDRINPWLRDVLNHRGVMDLEMGIYGDNGYTLPLEIFTCKTLKNLKLGREIVISLVPENALLPSLETLVFDDCVRFCNPVDCAFKAFLSACPVLKELTVDGMCWETWEWSGIVSSQSLQRLTIGRELVDFEGPKPQYITFDTPSLAYLEYGDFVPDGYTTVSFGSLVEAKLNLLVMVNRQWHGRFANDGDVLSSNATNLIQGIRNVQILKLSSPYTFETLYFFRDAIPVLEKLHHLTMINDDMGFCWRFLPFLLNKAPNLKTLVIEGGVHCLEPEDAEEPDFAEEADNVEEEPDCVCECLSGYTCLLTCSVEVLEITLWFGGTTGELQQVKHFLGKLPRLELLKVRTWRRISDSDKLRIHMDLHMFPRASSNCRVQLSFV, encoded by the exons ATGAGTGAAGCGTTGGCTGCTCGGCTGAAAACTACAACGCGCATAAGGAGATTCTCTTTGAAATCTAAAAGGGGTCTTGATCCAGATCGTATCAACCCCTGGCTACGTGATGTGTTGAATCATCGTGGTGTCATGGATCTTGAAATGGGCATATATGGTGATAATGGATATACGTTGCCTTTGGAGATCTTCACTTGCAAGACACTCAAGAACCTGAAACTTGGGAGGGAAATCGTTATCAGTCTTGTCCCTGAGAATGCTTTGCTACCAAGCCTTGAGACCCTCGTTTTTGATGACTGCGTTCGCTTCTGTAATCCTGTTGATTGTGCGTTCAAGGCGTTTCTTTCGGCTTGCCCTGTGCTTAAGGAACTAACCGTTGATGGTATGTGCTGGGAAACTTGGGAATGGTCTGGCATCGTGTCTAGTCAGAGTCTTCAAAGACTTACTATTGGTCGTGAGCTGGTAGATTTTGAAGGGCCAAAGCCACAGTACATTACTTTTGATACTCCAAGTCTTGCCTACTTAGAGTACGGTGATTTTGTCCCGGATGGGTATACAACTGTTAGTTTCGGGTCCCTTGTGGAAGCTAAGCTCAATCTTCTTGTGATGGTAAATCGCCAATGGCATGGACGGTTTGCAAATGACGGCGATGTCTTGTCTAGCAATGCAACAAATCTGATTCAAGGGATAAGAAATGTTCAGATCCTGAAATTATCATCTCCGTATACTTTTGAG ACGCTTTACTTCTTCCGTGATGCAATTCCAGTATTAGAGAAGCTACATCATCTAACTATGATAAATGATGATATGGGTTTCTGTTGGAGGTTTCTTCCCTTTTTGCTAAACAAGGCTCCGAATCTGAAGACCCTTGTTATCGAG GGTGGAGTGCACTGTCTTGAACCTGAAGATGCTGAAGAACCTGACTTTGCAGAAGAAGCTGACAATGTTGAAGAAGAACCTGACTGTGTGTGCGAGTGTTTGTCGGGATATACTTGTCTATTGACATGTTCAGTAGAGGTCTTGGAGATAACTTTATGGTTTGGCGGGACGACTGGTGAGTTGCAGCAAGTAAAACATTTCTTAGGAAAGTTGCCACGTCTGGAGCTGCTGAAAGTTCGTACTTGGAGAAGAATAAGCGATAGTGACAAGTTAAGAATCCACATGGATCTTCATATGTTTCCGAGAGCTTCATCCAACTGCAGGGTCCAGCTcagttttgtttga
- the LOC104749405 gene encoding histone H3.3-like, which translates to MGFISSTKKFKTHTIQRLCDSSLSLSLNIQIFFLKKEAHGSYEANREKITWRKQLATKAARKSAPTTGGVKKPHRYRPGTVALREIRKYQKSTELLIRKLPFQRLTDLRFQSHAVLALQEAAEAYLVGLFEDTNLCAIHAKRVTIMPKDIQLARRIRGERA; encoded by the exons ATGGGTTTCATCTCCTCCACCAAAAagttcaaaacacacacaattcAGAGACTTTGcgattcctctctctctctctctctgaacaTTCAGATCTTTTTCTTGAAGAAGGAAGCTCATGGCTCGTACGAAGCAAACCGCGAGAAAATCACATGGAGGAAGCAGCTCGCCACCAAG GCGGCGAGGAAATCTGCGCCGACCACCGGTGGAGTCAAGAAGCCTCACCGTTACCGTCCTGGAACCGTCGCTCTTCG TGAGATTCGTAAGTACCAGAAGAGCACAGAGTTGTTGATCCGTAAACTTCCGTTTCAGCGTCTT ACAGATCTGAGATTCCAGAGTCACGCTGTGTTAGCACTTCAAGAAGCTGCGGAGGCGTATTTGGTGGGTTTGTTTGAAGACACCAATCTTTGTGCCATTCACGCCAAGAGGGTTACGATTATGCCTAAGGACATTCAGCTCGCAAGAAGGATTCGTGGGGAGCGTGCTTAG
- the LOC104749404 gene encoding DNA-directed RNA polymerases II, IV and V subunit 8B-like isoform X1 produces the protein MASNVIMFEDIFVVDKLDPDGKKFDKVTRVEARSHNLEMFMHLDVNTEVYPLAVGDKFTLAMAPTLNLDGTPDTGYFTPSLGVNVRLSFISPSGNG, from the exons ATGGCGAGCAATGTTATCATGTTCGAGGATATCTTCGTGGTCGATAAGCTAGACCCTGATGGCAAAAAGTTCGATAAAg TTACGCGTGTGGAAGCTAGGAGCCACAACTTGGAAATGTTTATGCATTTAGATGTTAACACTGAGGTTTATCCACTGGCTGTTGGTGATAAGTTCACTCTCGCTATGGCTCCCACTCTCAATCTCGATGGCACTCCTGATACCGGATATTTTACTCCG AGTCTTGGCGTCAACGTACGATTAAGCTTCATCTCTCCTTCAGGGAATGGATGA
- the LOC104749404 gene encoding DNA-directed RNA polymerases II, IV and V subunit 8B-like isoform X2, with protein MASNVIMFEDIFVVDKLDPDGKKFDKVTRVEARSHNLEMFMHLDVNTEVYPLAVGDKFTLAMAPTLNLDGTPDTGYFTPVWKN; from the exons ATGGCGAGCAATGTTATCATGTTCGAGGATATCTTCGTGGTCGATAAGCTAGACCCTGATGGCAAAAAGTTCGATAAAg TTACGCGTGTGGAAGCTAGGAGCCACAACTTGGAAATGTTTATGCATTTAGATGTTAACACTGAGGTTTATCCACTGGCTGTTGGTGATAAGTTCACTCTCGCTATGGCTCCCACTCTCAATCTCGATGGCACTCCTGATACCGGATATTTTACTCCG GTATGGAAAAATTGA
- the LOC104749407 gene encoding mitochondrial import inner membrane translocase subunit tim16-like, with amino-acid sequence MAGRILANLIVMGSGIIGRAVFQAYRQALANASKTGVAQEAMQNAVRKAGKAINEQEARQILGVTEQTSWEEILQKYDKLFENNAKAGSFYLQSKVLRAKECLEVVHRSKGNGTPS; translated from the exons ATG GCTGGGAGAATACTTGCAAATTTGATTGTGATGGGTTCTGGGATCATTGGTCGTGCTGTCTTTCAAGCCTATCGTCAAGCACTTGCAA atGCGTCTAAAACTGGCGTTGCGCAAGAAGCAATGCAGAATGCAGTACGTAAAGCAGGAAAAGCCATCAATGAGCAAGAGGCTAGGCAAATTCTTGGTGTGACTGAGCAGACCTCTTGGGAAGAAATATTGCAG AAATATGACAAACTGTTTGAGAATAACGCTAAAGCTGGGAGCTTTTACCTTCAATCGAAAGTTCTTCGAGCTAAAGAATGTCTAGAAGTTGTGCACAGGAGCAAAGGCAACGGTACACCTAGTTAA